Proteins from one Gallus gallus isolate bGalGal1 chromosome 15, bGalGal1.mat.broiler.GRCg7b, whole genome shotgun sequence genomic window:
- the UPB1 gene encoding beta-ureidopropionase, which yields MAGELESLELCLERYIPPQDLAEVKRILYGGETRKLSLPVAALSSAQERDFELQGYGFDAAPEQLRRPRIVRVGLVQNKIPLPTDTAVAVQVAALHRRIEEIVEVAAMCGVNIICFQEAWTMPFAFCTREKLPWTEFAESAEDGLTTKFCQELAKKYDMVVVSPILERDEIHGGTLWNTAVVISNSGAILGKSRKNHIPRVGDFNESTYYMEGNMGHPVFQTQFGTIAVNICFGRHHPLNWLMYSLNGAEIIFNPSATIGTLSESLWPIEARNAAIANHCFTCPINRVGTEYYKNAFTSGDGGKAHHDLGHFYGSSYVAAPDGSRTPGLSRTRDGLLVVEMDLNLCRQVSDKWNFKMTGRFEMYADKLAEAVQPCFTPNIIRE from the exons ATGGCGGGAGAGCTGGAGTCACTGGAGTTGTGCCTGGAGAGGTACATCCCACCTCAGGACCTGGCCGAGGTGAAGCGCATCCTCTATGGGGGTGAGACgag AAAACTTAGCTTGCCAGTGGCTGCTCTATCATCTGCTCAAGAGAGAGATTTCGAACTACAGGGCTATGGATTTGATGCTGCTCCAGAGCAGCTGAGAAGGCCGCGTATTGTTCGAGTAGGGCTGGTGCAGAACAAAATTCCTCTTCCCACTGAcacagctgtggcagtgcaG gtggctgcactgcacagaCGGATTGAGGAGATTGTGGAAGTAGCTGCAATGTGCGGGGTCAACATCATTTGTTTCCAGGAGGCTTGGA CCATGCCCTTTGCTTTTTGTACAAGGGAGAAGCTTCCCTGGACTGAATTTGCTGAGTCAGCAGAGGATGGGCTAACAACAAAGTTCTGTCAAGAG CTGGCAAAGAAGTATGATATGGTTGTGGTATCTCCAATCCTGGAGCGAGATGAAATACATGGAGGAACTCTGTGGAATACTGCAGTGGTCATTTCTAACTCAGGAGCTATCCTTggcaaaagcaggaaaaatcaCATCCCACGAGTTGGAGATTTCAATGAG tCTACTTATTACATGGAAGGAAATATGGGGCACCCAGTATTTCAGACACAGTTTGGAACAATTGCTGTGAATATCTGCTTCGGGCGCCATCACCCCCTGAACTGGCTCATGTACAGTTTGAATGGAGCAGAGATCATCTTCAACCCTTCAGCCACCATTGGGACACTCAG CGAGTCCCTGTGGCCAATTGAAGCACGGAATGCTGCCATAGCTAACCACTGCTTTACGTGTCCCATCAACAGAGTGGGAACG GAGTACTACAAGAACGCCTTTACTTCTGGGGATGGTGGAAAAG CACACCATGACTTGGGCCATTTCTATGGCTCAAGTTATGTAGCTGCACCAGATGGCAGCAGGACCCCAGGACTCTCTCGTACTCGGGATGGACTTCTTGTTGTAGAGATGGATCTAAATCTTTGCAGACAAGTCAGTGACAAATGGAATTTTAAG ATGACTGGTAGATTTGAAATGTATGCAGACAAGCTTGCTGAAGCAGTCCAGCCTTGTTTTACACCCAACATAATCAGAGAGTAA
- the SNRPD3 gene encoding small nuclear ribonucleoprotein Sm D3 produces the protein MSIGVPIKVLHEAEGHIVTCETNTGEVYRGKLIEAEDNMNCQMSNITVTYRDGRVAQLEQVYIRGSKIRFLILPDMLKNAPMLKSMKNKNQGSGAGRGKAAILKAQVAARGRGRGMGRGNIFQKRR, from the exons ATGTCGATCGGAGTGCCCATTAAGGTCCTGCACGAGGCAGAGGGCCACATTGTGACCTGTGAGACCAACACCGGAGAGGTGTACCGCGGGAAGCTCATTGAAGCTGAAGACAACATGAATTGTCAG ATGTCCAACATAACAGTGACATACAGAGATGGACGAGTGGCGCAGCTTGAGCAGGTGTACATCAGAGGCAGCAAGATACGGTTTCTAATTTTACCAGATATGTTGAAGAACGCTCCTATGCTAAAGAGCATGAAGAATAAGAACCAGGGTTCTGGAGCTGGCCGAGGAAAAGCAGCTATTCTCAAAGCTCAGG tggcTGCAAGAGGAAGAGGCCGTGGTATGGGTCGTGGCAACATCTTCCAGAAGCGAAGATAA
- the GUCD1 gene encoding protein GUCD1 — MVPPHSWPSRGQLPPSQLRAAAPGPAPSAAGRSQRRIRARRGPGPGGAGSERAAAAMRSPREPGEPPPQAVECVQLKVPIIQQLYHWDCGLACSRMVLQYLDHLDNDEFQKAIQELRLTKSIWTIDLAYLMRHFGVKHKFCTQTLGVDKGYKNQSFYRKHFDTEENRVNQLFAQAKASKVLVEKCTVTVQDIQKHLSQGHVAIVLVNAVLLLCDLCSSPVKYCCFLPIGQKCFCRNPDYQGHFIVLCGYNTASGSIYYNNPAYADRTCCTSIRNFEEARRSYGTDEDILFIYTDS; from the exons ATGGTTCCGCCGCACTCTTGGCCCTCCCGGGGgcagctccctccctcccagctccgAGCGGCCGCCCCGGGGCCCGCCCCCTCCGCAGCCGGGAGGAGCCAGCGCCGCATCAGGGCACGCCGCGGCCCtgggcccggcggggcgggcagTGAGCGGGCGGCCGCCGCCATGAGGAGCCCCCGGGAGCCGGGGGAGCCCCCTCCGCAGGCAG TTGAATGTGTGCAGCTGAAAGTGCCCATCATTCAGCAGCTGTACCACTGGGACTGTGGGCTGGCCTGCTCCAGGATGGTGCTACA GTACCTGGATCATTTGGACAATGATGAATTTCAGAAAGCCATCCAAGAGCTCCGGTTAACAAAGAGTATCTGGACTATTGACCTGGCCTACCTAATGCGGCACTTTGGTGTTAAGCATAAATTTTGCACCCAGACGCTTGGAGTGGACAAGGGCTATAAAAATCAG TCATTTTACAGGAAGCACTTTGACACAGAAGAGAATCGAGTGAATCAGCTCTTTGCACAAGCCAAAGCCTCCAAGGTGCTGGTGGAGAAGTG cACAGTAACAGTTCAAGACATCCAGAAACACCTGTCCCAAGGTCATGTAGCCATTGTCCTAGTGAATGCGGTCTTATTGCTGTGTGACCTTTGCTCAAGTCCTGTCAAATACTGCTGCTTCCTACCCATCGGACAGAAGTGCTTCTGCAGGAATCCTGACTACCAGGGCCATTTCATTGTGTTATGTGGCTACAACACAGCCTCAGGGAGTATTTACTACAACAACCCTGCCTACGCTGACC GGACATGCTGCACCAGCATCAGAAACTTTGAAGAAGCCAGGAGAAGTTATGGCACAGATGAGGATATTCTGTTTATCTACACAGACAGCTGA